One segment of Meriones unguiculatus strain TT.TT164.6M chromosome 3, Bangor_MerUng_6.1, whole genome shotgun sequence DNA contains the following:
- the Exoc1l gene encoding exocyst complex component 1-like, with the protein MSSLVKEDLEKKLFKPLAQNLCEFIEIEFSVQDRYYLCVSVTKTDEVKIIMVKHYRVGLDEKYEVTKNWSLNDLRMIDGKEADTDNPFFDLHFKKVYSLEAYSCASKYSFARTVNRLNHVYLKKDLHIVNFDSTYINDDSIWSSNNKDCLVLMRICFYAFNLVCLSLCPLPL; encoded by the exons ATGTCATCGCTGGTGAAGGAAGACTTGGAGAAAAAACTGTTTAAGCCGCTGGcgcagaatctctgtgagtttattgAGATCGAGTTCTCAGTCCAGGACAGATATTACCTCTGTGTGTCAG TGACCAAAACTGATGAAGTAAAAATAATCATGGTGAAACACTACAGGGTAGGACTAGATGAAAAGTACGAAGTAACAAAAAATTGGTCTTTGAATGACCTGCGGATGATTGACGGAAAAGAAGCAGATACG gaCAATCCATTTTTTGATCTGCATTTCAAGAAAGTGTACAGCTTGGAGGCTTACAGCTGTGCCTCAAAGTACTCCTTTGCTCGAACGGTGAACAGGCTCAATCACGTGTATCTTAAGAAGGATTTACACATTGTGAACTTTGATTCTACCTACATTAATGATGACTCCATTTGGTCCTCCAACAACAAGGACTGCCTGGTCCTCATGAGAATATGTTTTTATGCTTTCAATCTTGTGTGCTTGTCTCTGTGTCCCCTGCCACTTTGA